Genomic window (Festucalex cinctus isolate MCC-2025b chromosome 7, RoL_Fcin_1.0, whole genome shotgun sequence):
tggatttttttccccaaaaaacgtcGTACAACAAAAATTTGTGTTGTGTAAACTTTTATAGGTCaaacttaaaaaagaaataattaaaatatctcAAAAACCTGATGTTTTATGAAAAGTAAAAGAAATCAGTGTTTAGAGACACAAAAAGCCATctctgatttttttaaaaatgctgttGAATAGTATTTTTGTAGAACATACGAATATTTttattagaattattattatttccatttTAGAATTTATATGTTCTGGACTACAAGTGTTGGTGAAGTTTCTGCTAAATCTGGTGCAAGCATCTTGTCTTATGTGCATTCTGTCAATAAACTTACTTTTATAAAAACGCGTTTTTCTTGCCGGTAGATTGgtaatgtttgtattttgcaCGCGTCACATTATGCCCTTATCACTGATAtaaacagatattttttttaaatcattactctcttttaaattaattacttgtattattttatttttaaatattaaaatatttatttaaatatttatttaaatatttatttatttatttaaatatttatttaaatatttatttatttatcaaaccATTACAACACAATGACGAAGTTTGTCCATCGCTGGCTTCCGTCGTTATCGAGCAAGTATGGCCGTCTGGTTGTGGCTTCGCTGTGTTTTCGGGCCTCACTTGCAACGAATTCATCGCCACCCGCACCCAAATTGGCCCCACGGACGAGTGGTCAGGACGGTAGGAGCATGCACGTCATTTCGCGTTCATTTCGACGCGACTCACTCCACAATCGAAACCATTTTGGCGGCTGTTAGCTGAACATGTCGCTCCCGGGCTCCTACATGCGGAAGTGCCAAATGTTTATCAATGAGCACTTGCTGACGTAAGATAGTTaacgttaaaaataaacaatgaatGAAACGAATGACATGAAGCATTATCCTTGTTTGCATTTGATGTTTTACTGGTTTTCACCGTTTAAGTTCGCTAGCGTTCTCAATGACATCGAGctaatgctaacgttagcatgatgTGCAGTTTGTAGTTTGATCAGATAACCTGACGGCCAGGTGATAAGTAGATAGAGTTCACTTTGTTTATGTAACACTTTTTAGGGAAATGACTCACAAAGTGCTTCAAATGCTAAAGGCAGTCATAAATATAGAAAAAACAGAATCACaatattttacaagaaaaaaaatcgattaaatgaaataaaatgactgaaaatcaaaacaaataaagaattaaTCGAGTCTTACTGTAATTCTCGCCTAATTCAGTAATTTAGATAAAATTGGAAAATGCAATATGTATGGCAAAACTGTTTGAATGTTGATTAAATGGTATCCACCCACTTTGTACAGGGATGGAACTACCAGCCAGGGAGTTTGGAGAAACACACCGACAGCATTCTGGGTTGGGTCAGTATTAGGTGTCCTGTATTGTCACATTATACAGTTTCACATCTTTGAATTTAATGTCAGACTCAgtgtatttttcccccccattgaggccaatgatgatgttgatgattcatgtgtttttgtgtctttCCTGCAGGCTTCAGCTGTGTGGTATCTGTCCTATTGCAGCTCTCCATTACTGCTATGCTATCTGTATGGAAAAggtaagaaaaaaatgacattcacaCACAATAACTTATGTTATGAAATACATGTGAACTGTAACGTTGAATATGAATAtattgttgatgttttttgttggtcgtgtgtgtgtgtgtgtgtgtgtgttttttagggTATATCTGCAGCAGCAAGTTGGCGCCAGTGAGTCAATACGTGGCCACGACGCTGCTCTGTCTTCTCGGCGTGGCGTGTCTCCGAGGTAGGTGAGGCCGCGCAAATGTACAGTCGACATTTTCATAATGCTAGCAAACAGTTTGCATGatatactgccacctgctggccgttttttgtaataacttccattgctttaagcaacctcttcaggtcagaggctgcatcaaagccttctgtatgctcttgcgtaaaaaacaaaaaaacaaaaaacaaaaaaaaacaacatataaatacatatttgggagtgaaggtcaaagtgttaaaaaaacgtatttacacgtttttgggtttgaatgagttaaaaatgatgCCATACCACTCCTGTAAAATGATTCCTATCTGGAAAGAGTCGTATGTTGcctcactcatatctcaagacacctttttgttttcctctctCAAGGCTGGGGAAGATGGAAGAACGCTCAATATCTTgagtttgtttccgttttggagGAGTCGAAGAAGAATCACTCGCCAGACAACAAGGTGAGCTCATGTCACGTTCAGCCAGGAATCGGCGAAAGGGATTTGAGAGTCAAATGTCCTTGTTTTCCGTTTCTTGTAGAAGAAGTTGCGATGCTACAACTTTGACTTCTCTCACTGGCCTGCAGATTTCAGCTGGACCGAAGTCAGCAACCCGTAAGCTgaactgtcaatttgaaatcatGTCCTGTTTTACAATAATTATGTGATTTaaatctgattaactcattttctccccaaaatggataaatacgttctatttgaaatattaccaagctcccaaagacatatttatacgtttttgtttttgtttttgttttttatgttttttaaatgctagagcatacagaagccttTGGTGCAGCTTCGGAACTGCAAAGAattcttgaagcaatggtagttattacaaaaacggccagcaggtggcagcagagtataagagatcaaccacggccatttgcaaacaagctcttttccccactgttttcaacagatttgtgaataatgatgaaacttagctgtattctaatgctaattgctgcaaaacaaacagatagaaatatacttttttttgttcctaatgaaagaagagactctaatctttcttttggtaggttccatgtttttataacaatagaagacaatattctgtgggccttgcaaaatcagtcaaaatccagtaaaacaaccgggagcaaaggggggggtgcttcggtgaaaatggcggccagtgaatgagttaattgacaaAATAGATTGATTTATGAAAATAATTGTTAGTCGCATCACTAAACCAAACATTTCTTCAGCTCCTCATTTTGATTTTGCCGATTTGCGCGACAGGAAGTTGACCAAGGCCGGCGTGTCGCTGCTGAAGCGCGATCCCCGACCGAGGGGGGCGGCGGACGCGGCGCTGCGCTCCGTGCGAACCCTGCCCTGCCACGTCGTCAGGTCTTTTGGTTTcgcttgctgatttttttttttccacgacaCTTGGCCGTTTCCTACACTGCTGCGCCGGAGGCAtcctcaccatttttttttgttttttgttttggctccAGTTTCCTCATCGTGCACTCGTTCGGGAGGAGGATGCTGTACCCGGGCTCGGTGGGATTGCTGCAGAAAGCCATGAGGCCCATGCTGGAGCAAGGCCTGTCCAAGCTCATAGAAGAGGTAAAAGCGCACGTGCGGCCGAACCGACGCAGGCATCAACGCAGGTTGACTTTCAAAGTTATTGtgagaatgtttgtttttgttttttttatgtttttttttgtttgttttgtttttgtttttgtttttttttaaaacaatgttaTAAATGAGGATGGGAAATGACTGTTTGGATGCTTGGGGCAAAATTTTGTTGCtctatttttgacaaaaaaagccttacatggtgacataaataatactaataataataagaagaagaaggaataaTTTTTAAGTAATAAGTAATATAATAAGTTTTATAGTAATAAGtaatatgtttttatgtttcaaataattattaAGAAATAATAAGAGCCGTATTTttcttatgtatacatttttgttataaGCTACAATATGACGttgctgctgttgtttttgtagttattgtttcttttctttctttctctctttgtaTTGGGTCagatgtttatatttttacttGTTGTAATGTCTGTTTAGTGTTAAATATTTGTTGTCATTGTATATCTCCCTGTTggtattgtttacaaaaaaaaagaaaatacaaatcaaatatttaatcacacattaaaaaaacaacaaccttgctataccttaaacaaataaaagccttactataaatcataacttttttttataataaaaataagccattttttttaataagaataaataaataaaaagtcttattatacatcatggttttatttatttatttaaaaaaagctttacaacatggcttttattgatttatttatgtatttgcttttaaagctttactatacactatggcttttttatttataaaaataaataccttgCTATaaatcatgacttttttttttttttttaataagaaagaaaaaccattgtgtgtttttttttttttttttttttttttttttttttttaaataataatacatcaataaaaagccttactatacagcatggctttatttatttatattgaaaaaaactttacatcgtgacttttttttaaattaatttattaaaaaaaaaaagctttactatacatcatggcttttttatttataaaaattactaaataccttactataaataattgcattttttaaataataaaaaaagccttactatacatcatggctttttattaaaaaaaaaaaaaaaaaagagccttactaaatacataatgatttaaaaaaaaaaaaaaaaaaaaaaagcctaaccaTATGTgcatcatgttttgttttttttaataaataaaatataaataaaagccttgttatgcatcattttttttacaattaaaaaaaacttactgtacatcatatttatttattttttaaaccaagaaaaagaacattttcaaaTCTCCTCTTTTTCAGCCCTAATCAATCAGCCAAAAATCCTGTGACTAAATCCGGTCAATCCTAACTCATTACTGTATATTAAAAGGAAGTCCAAAATCTTCCTTGCAGTTTGATGGCCAAAGGAACAAGCTGGTGGCCTGCGACGGCAACCAGATCGACACCATGTTTGTGGACCGCAGGGGACGCGGCGGAGATAAAGGTCGCACACTGGTAAGTCGCTCGGCGTCTTGTTTGCGTTGCGGGTGAGTCACGCGTGCGTCTTCTTCGCGCCTCAGGTCGTCTGCTGCGAGGGCAACGCGGGCTTCTACGAGGTGGGCTGCATGAACACCCCGCTGGAGGGTGAGAACTCATCAATCGCACATCCGTCCACACGTCGGCCATTTTCCGATTTTGAACCACGTTACGTTTGATGCAGGCGGCTATTCGGTCCTGGGATGGAACCATCCGGGCTTCGGAGGCAGCACGGTAAAAAGTCGCGTCgcttgatttcaacagaaacTTGATTGCAGCAgaggaaatgaaatgaaagcaaagcgaCGTTATCAGATTGTTGaagtccaaatcttaaaaaaaaaaatgtttgtgtgtggttTTGGTGGCAGGGGGTTCCCTTCCCTCAGAATGAGGCCAACGCCATGGACGTGGTCATCCAGTTTGCCGTGCACAAGCTCCACTTTCAGCTCAGCGACATCATCGTCTACGCCTGGTCCATCGGCGGATTCACAGgttttttcgattttacatttgacatcataacatggattttttttccatgccttgtaaTTTACAGAGATGacatttcacacacaaaaaaacctaaCTCTTATTAggaatcaacaacaaaaaaattccattttttttttacattccaaaaatgtaaattaaaaaaaaaaaataaatacaaacaaaattccaaaaattagtgcaaaaaaaaaaaaatccaactcttgtttggaataaaaaaaaatctttgtaaTGTTTACCTTGTAAAAATGTGTTGACCAGTGTTATTTTTCGTGATGTCCAGGCTACAATTTTTTCGCATTCCaaaaatgaccccccccccccccccccaaaaaaaaataataaaatacaaccaAAATTCCAAAcagtagtgaaaaaaaaaaaaaaaaacacgaactcaacaaaaatatattcttgTAAAGTTACCGTGTAAAAATTTGCTGATCAGTGTTATTATTCAGCACGTCCAGGCTccaattttttcacattctataaatgtccccaaaaaatattacaaataaagaagacttgacttgatgaataaaattccaaaaggtagtgcaaaaaaaaaaaattattgtaaagTTTACCTTGTAAAAATGTGTTGACCATTGTTATTATTTGGGACGTCCAGGCTACTATTTTTTTCAcgttccaaaaatgtaaaaaaaaaacccaaatacaaacaaaattccaaaaactaggggaaaaaaaaaatccaccaatCGGTCTATCCGTGGTTGCTGAATTGGTTCACCGTCTAGCccctccaaaaacatttttggctttatgttttttaattggAAAATTAACACTCTTCCAGTCTTGTGTAATATAAAACTGTGCTTTGAGTTTTACTCAATTGATTCACTTTGATTGAAATGCAAGTTTTAACATCATCTGCTTGTTCTTCTCAACACTCGCATTCTTAAGACCCATGattagtggggaaaaaaagccagaatatctgcacaaaaaatgaaaaatacaccAGAATACCACCATATGTatacatttgattaaaaaaagaaaaaaacaaacatgttgcaAACAGTGACCTGCGATTTAATGAATGCACTCTCACCCCCCTTCCTCATTTGTATGCAGCCAGTTGGGCGGTGATGTCATACCCCGAGATCCAATCGGTCGTGCTGGACGCGTCTTTCGATGACCTCTTACCTTTGGCCCTCAAAGTCATGCCCGAAAGCTGGAGTGAGTTCTTCCTTCCGCTTTGcctttagcgttagcattagcacgtGCTAACCCATTTGTGTTTTCTCTGTCAGGGCCGCTGGTTCAGTACACGGTGCGACAGTACATCAACCTCAACGTTTCCGAGCAGCTTCTCAAGTGAGTCCCACAAAGTGGTGTTATTCCAGTGCGGATGGGGAAAGCATCGATCTATCGGGCTGGTGTGACGTGTGCGCTTGCCTCCGCTCAGGTACCAGGGACCCGTGCTGCTCGTGCGCAGGACCCGGGATGAGATCATCACCACGTCGTAAGTCgcgcgtgcacacacacacaccattccctcattttttttattattattttttttaatcctcatatgcagtaaaatgttacagtttataattttatttatttatttattaaaaagctGAACGGCGATGTATAATAAggtggaggttttttttgtttgttttttaaaaaacgaccatgtaaagcgTTGACCATgggcgtaaggcgttttttttgtttgtttgtttgtttgtttttttaacaaccacgtaagctttttatttttaagcaaccatctatagttaggtattttttttaatgaccatgtatattaaggcgttttttttgtttttttaaacaaccatgtaggctttttatttttaaacgaccatctatagtttggtattttttttaatg
Coding sequences:
- the abhd16a gene encoding phosphatidylserine lipase ABHD16A — its product is MAVWLWLRCVFGPHLQRIHRHPHPNWPHGRVVRTGWNYQPGSLEKHTDSILGWASAVWYLSYCSSPLLLCYLYGKGYICSSKLAPVSQYVATTLLCLLGVACLRGWGRWKNAQYLEFVSVLEESKKNHSPDNKKKLRCYNFDFSHWPADFSWTEVSNPKLTKAGVSLLKRDPRPRGAADAALRSVRTLPCHVVSFLIVHSFGRRMLYPGSVGLLQKAMRPMLEQGLSKLIEEFDGQRNKLVACDGNQIDTMFVDRRGRGGDKGRTLVVCCEGNAGFYEVGCMNTPLEGGYSVLGWNHPGFGGSTGVPFPQNEANAMDVVIQFAVHKLHFQLSDIIVYAWSIGGFTASWAVMSYPEIQSVVLDASFDDLLPLALKVMPESWRPLVQYTVRQYINLNVSEQLLKYQGPVLLVRRTRDEIITTSSPDDVMSNRGNDLLLNLLQFRYPKIMSKDGVQVVRQWLGASNHVEEASVYSGYQVDDDWCTSVLLSYESDMDVKFPWNVGEDMTVEGKQQLALFLARKHMRNFETTHCTPLPASEFRPPWKL